One stretch of Streptomyces sp. A2-16 DNA includes these proteins:
- a CDS encoding MFS transporter, giving the protein MDQQGPISPPRGARLRTRLTVPVLAMCGTLMAVMQTVVVPLLPDLPRLTHSSPGAVSWMVTATLLSGAVLTPVLGRAGDMYGKRRVLTASLVLMTVGSVMCALSSDITVLITARALQGAAASVVPLSISILRDELPPERRGSAVAMMSSTVGIGAALGLPLAAMVVQYADWHTMFWMTSVLGALGVTAVSWAVRESPVRQPGRFDVPGALGLAVGLVSLLLGVSQGGQWGWGSPRVLSLFAVSVAVLTLWWWRQLRTEQPLVDLRLVTRPRVGLSHVAALLTGFAFYANSLVTAQLVQAPEATGYGLGLSIVATGLCLLPGGVTMLLFSPLSARISASRGPRVTLALGAAVIACGYAVRIADSRHLWMIILGATVVSTGTTLAYSALPTLILRAVPAEQTASANGVNVLMRTIGQATSSAAVAAVLVHHTSPVGGTPVPTLHGYLLAFAMAGAVALAACAAALTIPGDATPEGTRRTEGRTRGARDGAMEGA; this is encoded by the coding sequence ATGGACCAGCAGGGCCCGATATCGCCGCCGCGTGGAGCACGTCTGCGGACCCGGCTCACCGTGCCGGTCCTGGCGATGTGCGGCACGCTCATGGCCGTCATGCAGACCGTGGTCGTGCCCCTGCTGCCGGACCTGCCCCGGCTCACCCACTCCTCGCCCGGCGCCGTCTCCTGGATGGTCACGGCGACCCTGTTGTCCGGAGCCGTCCTCACCCCCGTGCTCGGCCGCGCCGGCGACATGTACGGCAAGCGCAGGGTGCTCACGGCGTCCCTGGTCCTGATGACCGTCGGCTCCGTGATGTGCGCCCTGTCGTCCGACATCACCGTGCTCATCACGGCCCGTGCCCTGCAGGGGGCCGCCGCCTCCGTGGTGCCACTGTCGATCAGCATCCTGCGCGACGAACTGCCGCCCGAGCGGCGGGGTTCCGCGGTCGCGATGATGAGCTCCACGGTCGGTATCGGCGCCGCCCTCGGCCTGCCGCTGGCCGCGATGGTCGTCCAGTACGCCGACTGGCACACCATGTTCTGGATGACCAGCGTGCTCGGCGCCCTGGGAGTCACGGCCGTGTCGTGGGCGGTCCGCGAGTCGCCGGTACGACAGCCGGGCCGCTTCGACGTGCCGGGCGCCCTGGGGCTAGCCGTGGGCCTGGTCAGCCTGCTGCTCGGGGTGTCCCAGGGCGGCCAGTGGGGCTGGGGCAGTCCCCGTGTCCTCAGCCTCTTCGCGGTGTCCGTCGCCGTCCTGACCCTGTGGTGGTGGCGCCAGCTGCGCACCGAGCAGCCCCTGGTCGACCTGCGCCTGGTGACCCGGCCACGCGTCGGCCTGTCCCATGTGGCCGCCCTGCTGACCGGCTTCGCCTTCTACGCCAACTCCCTGGTCACGGCCCAGCTGGTCCAGGCGCCCGAGGCCACCGGCTACGGACTCGGCCTGTCGATCGTGGCCACCGGCCTGTGCCTGCTGCCGGGCGGCGTGACCATGCTGCTGTTCTCGCCGCTCTCGGCGCGGATCTCCGCCTCCCGCGGCCCCCGCGTCACCCTCGCCCTCGGCGCCGCGGTCATCGCGTGCGGCTACGCGGTACGCATCGCGGACAGCCGCCACCTGTGGATGATCATCCTGGGCGCGACCGTGGTCTCCACCGGCACCACCCTCGCCTACTCGGCCCTGCCCACCCTCATCCTGCGCGCGGTACCGGCCGAGCAGACGGCCTCCGCGAACGGTGTGAACGTCCTCATGCGCACCATCGGCCAGGCCACCTCCAGCGCGGCCGTCGCAGCGGTGCTCGTCCACCACACCAGCCCGGTCGGCGGCACGCCCGTCCCCACCCTGCACGGCTATCTGCTGGCCTTCGCCATGGCGGGCGCGGTGGCTCTCGCGGCCTGTGCGGCGGCGCTGACCATCCCCGGCGACGCCACGCCCGAGGGGACCCGCCGGACGGAGGGCCGCACCCGGGGCGCGCGGGACGGGGCGATGGAGGGAGCATGA
- a CDS encoding cholesterol oxidase substrate-binding domain-containing protein, which produces MSAAALAAVPVLLPADPAAAAEELPDFPAGVALYRSAYRNWVGEITADGLWACAPTGPDQVVDIVNWAWRHGWRVRARGSSHGWSPLTVTEGTAADAPVLLVDTAAHLTGLSLDSASAVRAGTGVTLEALLTYLEEHGLGVTAAPAPGDLTLGGALAVDAHGTAVPADGERRLPGQTYGSLSNRILSLTAVVWDEDGGAYALRTFSRAEADSAALLTHLGRAFVTEVVLRVGANSNLRCVSRLDIPAAELFAAPGGDGRTFASFMEEAGRVEAIWFAYTEFPWLKVWSVAPTRPLTSRRVTSPYNYPFSDNVPTLVADLAGRMVSDAAWYLAPVLGNAQLDVAAVGLTATLSADIWGPSKNSLLYIRPTTLRLTANGYAVLTRRDQVQRVVSEFTDFYRERLAAYTAQGKFPVNGTVEIRVTGLDDPAEAEVAGARAPLLSALRADPDRPERDTAVWLDILTLPGTPHAESFLREIEQFLVDGYEGTRVEWSKGWAYTDEAAWADEEMLGTTIPGAFGEAVWGQAAGVLDRLDPHGVFGNAFLDRLFR; this is translated from the coding sequence ATGAGCGCCGCCGCCCTCGCCGCCGTACCGGTGCTGCTGCCCGCCGATCCGGCCGCCGCGGCCGAGGAGCTGCCCGACTTCCCGGCCGGCGTGGCCCTGTACCGCTCGGCGTACCGGAACTGGGTCGGCGAGATCACCGCCGACGGGCTGTGGGCCTGTGCGCCGACCGGCCCGGACCAGGTGGTCGACATCGTCAACTGGGCGTGGCGGCACGGTTGGCGGGTCCGCGCGCGAGGCTCCTCGCACGGTTGGTCGCCCCTCACCGTCACGGAGGGCACCGCGGCGGACGCGCCCGTTCTCCTGGTCGACACCGCCGCCCACCTCACCGGCCTGTCCCTGGACTCCGCCTCCGCCGTGCGGGCCGGCACCGGCGTCACGCTGGAGGCGCTGCTCACCTATCTGGAGGAGCACGGGCTCGGGGTCACCGCCGCGCCCGCGCCCGGTGACCTGACCCTGGGGGGCGCGCTGGCGGTCGACGCGCACGGCACCGCCGTCCCGGCCGACGGGGAGAGGCGGCTGCCGGGGCAGACGTACGGCTCGCTCAGCAATCGCATCCTGTCGCTGACGGCGGTGGTGTGGGACGAGGACGGCGGGGCGTACGCACTGCGCACCTTCAGCCGCGCCGAGGCCGACAGCGCGGCCCTGCTCACCCATCTCGGGCGTGCCTTCGTCACCGAGGTCGTGCTGCGGGTGGGGGCCAACAGCAATCTGCGGTGTGTGAGCCGGCTCGACATCCCGGCGGCCGAGCTCTTCGCGGCGCCCGGCGGTGACGGGCGGACCTTCGCGAGCTTCATGGAGGAGGCCGGGCGGGTCGAGGCCATCTGGTTCGCCTACACGGAGTTCCCGTGGCTCAAGGTGTGGAGTGTGGCGCCGACCAGGCCGCTGACCTCGCGGCGGGTGACCTCGCCGTACAACTACCCCTTCTCCGACAACGTTCCGACCCTGGTGGCCGATCTGGCCGGGCGGATGGTGTCGGACGCGGCCTGGTACCTGGCGCCGGTGCTCGGGAACGCGCAGCTCGACGTGGCGGCCGTGGGGCTCACGGCGACCCTGTCGGCGGACATCTGGGGGCCCTCCAAGAACTCGCTCCTGTACATCAGGCCGACGACCCTGCGGTTGACGGCGAACGGGTACGCCGTCCTGACGCGCCGGGACCAGGTGCAGCGGGTGGTCTCCGAGTTCACGGACTTCTACCGCGAGCGGCTGGCCGCGTACACCGCTCAGGGGAAGTTCCCGGTCAACGGCACGGTGGAGATCAGGGTGACCGGCCTCGACGATCCGGCCGAGGCGGAGGTGGCCGGGGCGCGGGCCCCGCTGCTGTCGGCGTTGCGGGCGGATCCGGACCGCCCCGAGCGGGACACCGCGGTGTGGCTGGACATCCTCACCCTGCCGGGAACGCCCCATGCGGAGTCCTTCCTGCGGGAGATCGAGCAGTTCCTCGTCGACGGCTACGAAGGCACCCGCGTCGAGTGGTCCAAGGGGTGGGCTTACACGGACGAGGCCGCGTGGGCGGACGAGGAGATGCTCGGGACGACGATTCCCGGGGCGTTCGGAGAGGCGGTGTGGGGACAGGCGGCCGGGGTGCTGGACCGGCTCGATCCGCACGGCGTGTTCGGCAACGCCTTCCTCGACCGCCTCTTCCGCTAG
- a CDS encoding FAD-dependent monooxygenase → MKVACVGGGPAGLYLSILLKRQDPSHDITVHERDPEGSTYGWGVTYWRGLLDRLHAHDAESARAIEEASVSWTEGEARVRDLVTRRGSDQGFGIGRHRLLEILAARARSLGVRLEFEHEITDGNLPEADLVVAGDGVRSALRTAHADHFGAETKEGRNHYIWLGTSKVFDSFTFAFVETDHGWIWCYGYAFSPERSTVVVECAPQTWTGLGLDRADEADGLALLEKLFADILDGRPLIGRSAGSGSAQWLNFRTLTNRTWHRGNLVLLGDAAHTTHYSIGAGTTLALEDAIALADALHAHTGLPQALARYERQRKAELLSIQSAARYSAQWYENLPRYIDLPPEQMFALLGQRHSPLLPYVPPQLYYRIDKAAGQLEALRRFKRWLGPKVARSVHARELASRK, encoded by the coding sequence GTGAAGGTCGCCTGCGTCGGCGGCGGGCCCGCCGGCCTGTATCTCTCGATCCTGCTGAAACGGCAGGACCCGTCCCACGACATCACTGTCCACGAGCGCGACCCGGAGGGCTCGACCTACGGCTGGGGCGTCACCTACTGGCGCGGACTGCTCGACCGGCTGCACGCGCACGACGCCGAGTCGGCCCGCGCGATCGAGGAGGCCTCGGTCAGCTGGACCGAGGGCGAGGCCCGGGTGCGCGACCTGGTCACCCGGCGCGGCAGCGACCAGGGCTTCGGCATCGGCAGGCACCGCCTGCTCGAGATCCTCGCCGCACGGGCCCGCTCTCTGGGCGTGCGGCTGGAGTTCGAGCACGAGATCACCGACGGGAACCTCCCCGAGGCCGACCTCGTCGTCGCCGGCGACGGTGTGCGCAGTGCCCTGCGGACCGCGCACGCCGACCACTTCGGCGCCGAGACCAAGGAGGGCCGCAACCACTACATCTGGCTCGGCACCAGCAAGGTCTTCGACTCCTTCACCTTCGCCTTCGTCGAGACCGACCACGGCTGGATCTGGTGCTACGGCTACGCCTTCAGCCCCGAGCGCAGCACCGTCGTCGTCGAGTGCGCGCCGCAGACCTGGACCGGCCTGGGGCTCGACCGCGCCGACGAGGCCGACGGGCTGGCCCTGCTGGAGAAGCTGTTCGCCGACATCCTCGACGGCCGGCCCCTGATCGGCCGCTCCGCCGGCTCGGGCAGCGCCCAGTGGCTGAACTTCCGTACCCTCACCAACCGCACCTGGCACCGCGGCAACCTCGTCCTCCTCGGCGACGCCGCCCACACCACCCACTACTCCATCGGCGCCGGCACCACCCTCGCCCTGGAGGACGCCATCGCCCTCGCCGACGCTCTGCACGCGCACACCGGGCTGCCCCAGGCCCTCGCCCGCTACGAGCGGCAGCGCAAGGCGGAGCTCCTCTCCATCCAGAGCGCCGCCCGCTACAGCGCCCAGTGGTACGAGAACCTGCCGCGCTACATCGACCTGCCCCCGGAGCAGATGTTCGCGCTGCTCGGCCAGCGCCACTCGCCGCTGCTGCCCTATGTGCCGCCGCAGCTCTACTACCGGATCGACAAGGCCGCCGGGCAGCTGGAGGCGCTGCGCAGGTTCAAGCGCTGGCTCGGCCCGAAGGTGGCGCGCAGCGTCCACGCGCGCGAGCTGGCCTCCCGCAAGTAG
- a CDS encoding TetR family transcriptional regulator: MSAVSTTPPTTTPARRDAEATRAAILRAARYLLARTPHADITLKAVAERAGVSPPLIVKYFGNKDALFARVMSFESDATALLDAPLDELGRHMVRHVLTGQIERGADPLLRIAFAPVQGEHGDILRVNFRAQVVDRLAERLRGADAGLRAELAVGTLLGLGVMYGIARGTELRATAVEDLVDRYAPTVQAHLTP; encoded by the coding sequence ATGAGTGCCGTGAGCACTACGCCCCCCACGACCACGCCGGCCCGCCGGGACGCCGAGGCCACCAGGGCCGCCATTCTCCGGGCGGCCCGTTATCTCCTGGCCCGCACTCCGCACGCCGACATCACCCTCAAGGCGGTCGCCGAACGGGCGGGCGTCAGCCCGCCGTTGATCGTGAAGTACTTCGGCAACAAGGACGCCCTGTTCGCCCGCGTCATGTCCTTCGAGTCCGACGCGACGGCCCTGCTCGACGCGCCCCTCGACGAGCTGGGCCGCCACATGGTCCGCCACGTCCTCACCGGCCAGATCGAACGCGGCGCCGACCCGTTGCTGCGGATCGCCTTCGCCCCCGTCCAGGGCGAGCACGGCGACATCCTGCGCGTCAACTTCCGCGCACAGGTGGTCGACCGCCTCGCGGAACGCCTGCGCGGGGCCGACGCCGGCCTGCGCGCGGAGCTGGCGGTGGGCACCCTCCTGGGCCTGGGCGTGATGTACGGCATCGCCCGGGGCACCGAGCTGAGGGCGACCGCCGTGGAGGATCTGGTGGACCGCTACGCCCCCACGGTGCAGGCCCACCTGACGCCCTAG